Sequence from the Sulfuracidifex tepidarius genome:
TGAGCTACAGCGGGACTAAGTGATAATCATGTTCATCTTATAAAAAAATTTTCCTTTAACTTTAGCTCTACATGAGTTTAGCTCCGCAGGAGCTACAGAACCTAGATCCAGGAGGAAGTGGGGCTCCACACTGAGGGCACTTAGCCTGAGTCTGCGGTTGGGGCATCATTGGTTGAGTCTGTTGGGGCATCATTGGCATGTCGAATAGCCCGTCATTTATTTCCTTATCTACTGTCTTCAACAATTTTCTATCGAGCAATTCGCGCCCTAAAGCGCCCATATGCTCTTCCTCAATTACAAGCCTGAAGTCATTAGGAGTTCCGGCTACCCTTACTATCGCTTCTTCTACGTGATGCATATGACCCTTCTTAGTTGCCCTTATCATATAGTCTGCATATTGACCTGCCTGCATTGCTGGCATCATAGGCTGAACCATTGATTCCCATCCTTCTGCAACGAAGATCGAGTTTATCTCCTGTGCTAGACTTGCTAGATTTACGTAACGACCAGAATAGACTTTCTCCATAACAAAATTGTTACGGAATTCATTAAAAAGCTTAAACAGTTGGTCCATATAATTGATTAAAATAATATTATACTTTCTAAATATAATAAAATGCTCTTTAACAACTGACGCAAATTATAAGTTTTTAAAACAACTTACTGATAACAAGGTCGTAAGCAATAAGACTTTCACATTTAATGAAATCAAAATAAGGGAGATCAAGGGGAAGTATTATGTTTACACAAAAGAGTAATAGAAAAAAGTGATATAGATAGGGATCACTACTTATATCCTTTAGACGAGATCGCGAAAACATTAGTAGGGACTTTAGGAGCTATTTCCCTAATATGGGCCCGCGGGGGTTCGGACCCCGGACCACCCGGTTATGAGCCGGGCGCTCTACCTGGCTGAGCTACGGGCCCACGAAACTTACATACATTTTCATCTTTTTTAAAAGTTACGCCTTCTAATGCTTTATGTATAGCTTCCTTTTCAGACGTTAAATCTAGGCGTTCACATTAAAATTCTAAATTAGTAATTTAGCTAAAAGAAAGCTTTGCGCAGACCTTGACAAGAATTGAAGCAGCTAACAAATCAGCCTCCTAGTTCTCCATGTCTCCTAGACTCTTATATAATTAAGAAAGACTATTTATAAAAAAGCAGCTTGGAAAAGGAATTAATTTTCCCAATTATTTTAAATGTTATAGAGAAGATTCCATAATCATAAAGAAGTGACGAAACACTGCTACAAAAAGCTTATTATAACAAAATATATTTACAATTCAATAGATTAAATATTACCTTTTAAGAAATTATTTTAAGATTGAAGAGTCAAACTCTTCTTCATACAACACTGCGTGTTCTGGTAGGACAAATTTAACTATGTCCTTCGCTGCGACATATTTTAGTAGTTGTATATTTTCTACTAGAAGTAACTCCTTTGGCATAGTTAGCTTGACTTTCTTCTCTGTGGACATATCTACCCCGATCTTCTCACCTGACTTTTTGAACCATTTACCTAGAATTGCTTTTACCTTATCCTCCTGGGACTCTATCAGTTTCTCTACTTTAAAATTGTATATTATTGTTTTATCTGCAAGAGGATGATTTAGATCCAGTATAACTCTACCTCCACTTACGCTCTTAACTGTAGCCAGTCCACCTTCATTCAACCTCAAGACCATGTTAGGATAAGGATTTATACCTTGCCTCTTTAGTTCGGAAAGCGAAACGATCTTTATTTTAGTTGGATCTCTGGTTCCATATGCTTTCTCTGGAGGAACCTCTATTGTTTTCTCTGCTCCAACTTCTGCATTATATAAAGCTTCCTCTAACCCCTTAACTACGTCTCCTTGACCCAGAATTATTAAGGTAGGACCATAAGTCTTATCTTCTCTATATATACCTTCCTTTTTTGCTTCCTCCTCGTTTGTTGTATCTATCACTTCACCACTATCCTTTACCTTTTCAGTATAGTCGATGAGAAGAAAATCTTTATCCTTAAACATTAAAACCCCTTTCACAACTATAGGGTGTGAATTTAAAGTTTGAGCTATTTATGTCTTAAACCAGTACTTTATAATTATCTATTTATCTCATAAAAAGGAAAGTTAAGATAGAAATTATTTTACTTATTAGATATTGTATAATTAACTATTATAAGATCTACTCATCAGACATAAAATAAGTTAACAAACGCGAGGCAGAACGTAAATTTACGCAAATTTTTATCCATAGATAACCTTTACGGTACCATGTACAAAGTAAAAGACATAAGCTTAGCGGAACAAGGATCTAGACAAATAGAATGGGCAGAACTACACATGCAGACCTTAATGAAAATAAGGGAAAGGATGTCTAAGGAAAAACCTCTCTTGGGAATCAAAATATCTGCAGTTCTTCATGTTACGAAAGAGACCGCAGTGTTGATGAGAACGCTTCATAATGCTGGAGCAGAAGTGTATCTAGCAGGAAGTAACCCACTTTCCACTCAGGATGATGTAGCAGCTGCCCTAGCTCAGGACGGAATAAACGTGTTCGCTTGGAAGGGAGAAAACGAAAAAGAGTACTATGATGCTATCGAGACCGTAGCTAAGATTTCTCCAAATTTAGTAATGGATGATGGAGGGGATCTCCATGCCTTGATTCATGATAAGTTCTACTCTCCTAACATAATAGGAGGGACCGAGGAGACAACAACCGGAGTGGTAAGGCTAAAGGCTATGGAAGAGAGCGGTGTCCTAAAGTACCCCGTTATCGCAGTAAATAATGCGTTCACTAAGTACCTCTTCGACAATAGGTTCGGAACAGGTCAGAGCGCAATAGACGGAATATTGAGGGCAACAAACATAATGATAGCCGGAAAGGTTGTGGTGGTTTCAGGCTACGGGTGGGTCGGAAGAGGAATAGCGAGCAGGATGAGAGGTATGGGAGCTAGAGTCATAGTTACAGAAGTGAGCCCAGTGAGAGCCTTAGAAGCAGTGATGGAAGGATTCGAAGTCATGCCTATCAGAGAAGCATCCAAGATAGGGGATATTTTCGTCACTACTACAGGAAATATTAATGTTATCTCTGTAGACGATATAATGCAAATGAAAGACGGTGCGATTCTAGCGAATGCAGGACATTTCAACGTCGAGATCGATGTAGAAGGTCTTAAAAGGGCAAGCAAAAATGTAAGGAACATCAGACCTTTCACAGACGAATATTTATTGCCTAACGGGAAACGTGTATATCTTTTAGCAGATGGAAGGTTAGTTAATCTGGCCGCTGCAGAAGGACATCCAAGCGAGGTAATGGATCTCAGCTTTGCCAACCAAGCACTCTCAGCTGAATATATCGTCAGAAATAGGAATCTCAAGAAAGCAGTGTATAACGTCCCTGATGAGATAGACAACCAAGTCGCAGAACTAAAACTTTCAGTTATGGGAATAAAAATTGATCAGATGACACAACAACAGAAGGAGTACTCAAAGCAGTGGAAATACGGCACATAATTAGCATAAATGAAAACATCCTTCTTTTATTTTTTTCTATATGGATTTAAAAATAGCTTACCAAAGGTTAAAAAGGAAAACATTTCTTTCATACTCATATAATAATTAGAAACACAGTTCTTCCAGTAATACAATATATACTATACAGTTATTATTTATTACATTCAAGATATCTTAATTAATAAAAAAATAAATATTCTCCAAAAAAGCTTAGCACTATTAAGTTAACATATTATTAATTCTTTTTAAATGTGTTCTGGCAACCGTAGTACTAGGCAAAATGAGGGAAAAACAACGCCATTATAAGTTCGGGGATTACATCTTGAGGGAAAGGAAAGGTAGGTATTACGTTTACAAGCTAGAGTATGAAGACGGTAACGCAAAGGAACGTTACGTAGGTCCTTTAGCCGACGTGGTGAAATCATACGAAGAATCAAAGAGGAGTGGGGGTGTGGGGGTATCCCCCACATGGGCCCGCCGAGATTTGAACTCGGGATCACCGCCGTGTCAGGGCGGCGTCCTAACCACTAGACTACGGGCCCAGTGAAATAGAGTAGAAGACTTCATATTAAAAATTAAGCTACCCTGAGACTGTCGAGTATACTTGGAGTATAGACATTAGGTCTATAACCTATTCTCCCTCTATCTGAACGTATAAAACTGCTAAATCTAGAGATTGACTCTGCCTCTCCATGGTTTAGTATAACATTTCTTGGTCTAGGATTTATATTCCTCAGAAAAGAGACTAATTGGTTTCTATCCGAATGACCTGAAAATCCGTCAATAACTTTCCTCTCCATTCTAACTTCTATATTCTCCACACGTCCATCTCTATTTATTATACTGACAGGAGACTGACCATCTCTGACCTTTCTACCTAGTGTGCCTTGAGCCTGATAACTGACAAAGATTATGGTGTTCTTAGGATCTGGAGCCATTGTCTTAAAGAACTCTACCGCAGGACCTCCGTTCAGCATGCCAGATGTAGCTAATATTATTGAAGGCTCACCAGTTGCTATATCTTCCTTGAATCCATCTATTCTCTTAAAGAGCTCTGAGGTGAACGGATTTTCATCTTTATAAAGTATCTCTTCTCTCACTTCTCTGCTTAACATCTCAGGGTATGCGTTATGTATTGCGGTAACTTCATCAACGAGTCCTGTGACATAGATAGGAGCTTGCTGTATCATTTTGTTTTTCATCATATAATTAATTATAAGCATGATTTCCTGTCCTCTTCCAACAGCAAGTACGGGTATTAGGACTCTGCCGCCTCTGCTGAGGGTATTATTTATCACATTCATGAGTTGAGCTTCTGACTCTTCCCTATTCGACTGTTCCTGAACTCCATATGTCGTTTCCATAATTAGTGTGTCGACCTTAGGAAAATCGGAATTAGCTCTATCTAAAAGTCTGGTCCTAGCGTACTTGAAATCACCAGAATACACTATGTTATGAGTTCCATCTCCTATGTGGAGATGTGCCATTGCGGAGCCGAGTATATGCCCTGCGTTATAGAAAGTTAACCTTATGTCAGGGGCAATATCCGTCACTTCTTCATAATCGAGAGTAATCGTATGAAGTAGCTCTTTCCTTACCTCTTTTGCAGAGTAAGGTCCAGGTCTACCTTCCTTCTCAGCTATGTCTAACCCATCTAACTGCATTAAAGCCATAATATCTCTAGTTGGCGATGTGGTGTAAACAGGACCTTCGTAACCGTATTTAAAGAGATATGGTATCATCCCGCTATGGTCCATATGAGCATGGGTTATCACTACCGCATCTATGTCCTCTAGATCAACCTGATCGATATCAAGTTTTGGGAATAACTTCTCTCCTCCATTTACACTAGGGTTCAAACCTACGTCAAGAAGGACTTTACTTTCCGGAGTCTCCACTAGAACAGCTGATCTTCCAACCTCCATAAATCCGCCCAGCGCTGTGATTCTAACATATCTGTCCTTGAACAGAAGTTCTCTATGTATTCTTTCTCCAAATGAGTGTAGTATATCGGATCTATATTCAGTTTCACTATATAAATGCTCCATAATATTATCTAGAATCCTTGATCTGATGGGTGGTTCCCTAATTATCACTGCTCTCCAGAAAGTGTCAGAAAATATTCTCTGCTGTATGGAACCGCCTTTCCCTATTACGAGCCCAGGTTTCTTAGCCTTAATCAGAACTTCTCCAAGGTCGTCATCGAACTTGATGTCAGATATTTGAGCCTCTTGTGGGACTTCGTTCTTTATTATTTCCTTAGTCTCATCTTTATCCTTTCTAACAGAAGGGTCTGCCTTTATTACTAGCCTTTTTTTAAGCTCTTTTGCTATTTTCCTAACCAGGTCGATCTTTTCTTGTGCCATTGCGGGTTTCTTTACGTATATTGCTATCTCAGGACCTTCAAACTCAATCCTAGATATCTCGAGCTCTTTAAGCCCTTCATATATAGTTGATATTATCCTTATTCTGTTGCTTGAAGCCAACTTATTCACCAACTACAAGAAGTAGAATTCTTCTTCCAAAGATCTGTAACTTTTAATATTTAAAATCTTCCTTTAAATGCGAGAGATGGATCTAAAGGAACATATCATCAATCTTCCCAGAAAGGTTTACATAGGCAACAACATACTAGAAGAGCTTAGCACATACTTCGCCCAGCTGAATTTAGGTTCTCCCTTCCTTTTCGTTACTGGACCTTATGTAGGAAAATCTATCACGAAAAAAGTATTGGAAAGCATACCGCAGAATAAGGAATTCGAAGTTATGACAGTGGACAACGCTACTTTAGACGATGTTTACAACACCGAGGAAACTGCGAAGAGAATTGGTGCTAAAGTAATAATAGGGATAGGAGGAGGGAAAAGCATAGACGTAGCGAAATACGCAGCGTATAAAATTAACTCAGAGTTCATGAGTATTCCTACAGCTCCTTCTCACGACGGAATAACTTCTCCTTTCGCCTCAATAAAAGGTCTAGGAAAGGCTGTCTCTGTGAAGGCTAAAGAGCCCGTAGCAATAGTTTCGGATATCGAGATAATTAGCTCAGCTCCCAGACGTCTCATAAATGCTGGAATAGGCGATACTGTTGGAAAAATGGTAGCTGTGAAAGATTGGAAACTCGCCTCCAAGTTAAGGGGGGAGTATTACGGGGATTATACGGCATCTTTAGCTCTCATGTCTGCTAAACATGCTCTCATGTGTACTAAGATAATTGAAAAGGATGTACAATCTGGAGTGAGAATACTGATGGAAGCCTTGATAACTAGTGGTGTTGCCATGGGTATGGCGGGGAGCACTAGACCTGCTAGCGGTTCTGAACACCTATTTGCGCATGCTATAGAAATGATGAAACCAGACATAGCACTTCATGGAGAGCTAGTAGGCATAGGAACGATAATGATGGCGTATCTGCACGGGATAAGATGGAAGAAGATAAAGAGAGCACTAATGTCGATCGGTTTCCCGGTTAGAGCTAGGGATTTGGGAATTCCAGATGAGATGATAGTCAAGGCATTGACAATAGCACACTCCATAAGGCCAGAAAGGTATACCATCCTGGGAGATAGGGGCTTAACGTGGAGATCTGCAGAGAAAATAGCACAAGTAACTGGAGTTATAGACTAATTTTAATAATAAATTCTATAATATAAAAATTTTTCACTTTAATGTGTATATAGTCATTTATTTTAAATTTAACGTGTTACCAAGCCTTATAAACGCGTTGTAATAACATAATACAAACCTGAAAATGAGGGAAAAACAACGCCGTTATAAGTTCGGGGATTACATCTTGAGGGAAAGGAAAGGTAGGTATTACGTTTACAAGCTAGAGAATGGAGGCGGTGACGCAAGGGAAACTTACGTAGGACCTTTAACTGACGTGCTGAAATCATACGAAGAATTAAAGAGGAGTGGAGATAGTAGGGGGTACCCCCTACAGTGGGCCCGTCGGGAGTTGAACCCGAGACCTCCGCCTTGTAAGGGCGGCGTCCTAACCAGGCTAGACCACGGGCCCTCAACTACATTCTATCTAACTGTCTTTTAATATTAATGGTATTTATGAGTTACGTAGCTAAACACCGTGTTTAGCGATTAAAGAAATATTATTGAATTTTCAATATCCCTGCTGCAATAGAAGAATAGATAAAGGCTATGAAAAGACCAGTAGGTCCTATGTCGGATTTAACATAGGGTATTTTTACGTGATTGCCTATAGCCTGCTCAGTTTTCTGAAAATCGTTTTCTATCCCATTAAATATTAATAAAACTCTCTTACCTTCCATTAGTTCGCTTTGATTAATTTCTTTTTCAGCAAAAGATGATATTAGTAATATTTTATCAGGCTTAATTAGTTCTATTACGTCTTTAAGATCTGGTAAGACCATTACAGTCTTACCTTGTTTATATGATATTTTCATTACCTCAGGGATTCCAGCTTGAGCCGCAGTACCGCCTACTTTACTCATTACCAACCCGCTAATTGGAGGAGAGAAAGCATAGACTGCCTTAGCGAAGTCTATTAGTTTTTGTACACTTGCTACGTTATGTATACAGACATACAATTCATCCATTCAATGCACCCAACACTTCCTGTGCAATCAGAGATGATAAGACTACTGGAACGGCTTCTCCGACCTGATTGTACTGATCGTCCCTGCTTCCAACGAACACATGGTTATCTGGATATGTCATGAGTCTGGCTTGTTCCCTAACCGTAAGAAATCTATTCAAAAAGGGATGAACAAACCTAGAGTTACCCATTACTGTTGGTGCAGGCTCGTATGGGTTTAACCTTATTTTCGTTGGAATACTCCTTCCGTTACTTCCTCTAAACATAGTCATATAGTCATCGAAATCTAATTTGCTTATTTCCTTTAGCTTCTTTTCGTCCAGTTCTTGGATCTCATGATTTGGAACATCATGCCTGTTTTCTAAGTCTCCTATAGCTTCCCAAACTGTAACTTTTCTCGATAATTTAGGCTTAATTGGTATATTAGAGATGAACACACGTGAACGTCTAGACGGACTTCCTAATTTATCTGCCTCTAGTAAGTTAAGGTAAACGTCTTTAAACCCTGCCTTCATAAATTCGTTGAGTATTGCTTCCTTCAAAGACGGAGTTCCTATAATTGCTTGTACATTCTCCATAACGAAAATTTTAGGAGATAGACCTT
This genomic interval carries:
- a CDS encoding zinc ribbon domain-containing protein, which codes for MEKVYSGRYVNLASLAQEINSIFVAEGWESMVQPMMPAMQAGQYADYMIRATKKGHMHHVEEAIVRVAGTPNDFRLVIEEEHMGALGRELLDRKLLKTVDKEINDGLFDMPMMPQQTQPMMPQPQTQAKCPQCGAPLPPGSRFCSSCGAKLM
- a CDS encoding FKBP-type peptidyl-prolyl cis-trans isomerase, which encodes MFKDKDFLLIDYTEKVKDSGEVIDTTNEEEAKKEGIYREDKTYGPTLIILGQGDVVKGLEEALYNAEVGAEKTIEVPPEKAYGTRDPTKIKIVSLSELKRQGINPYPNMVLRLNEGGLATVKSVSGGRVILDLNHPLADKTIIYNFKVEKLIESQEDKVKAILGKWFKKSGEKIGVDMSTEKKVKLTMPKELLLVENIQLLKYVAAKDIVKFVLPEHAVLYEEEFDSSILK
- the ahcY gene encoding adenosylhomocysteinase, which encodes MYKVKDISLAEQGSRQIEWAELHMQTLMKIRERMSKEKPLLGIKISAVLHVTKETAVLMRTLHNAGAEVYLAGSNPLSTQDDVAAALAQDGINVFAWKGENEKEYYDAIETVAKISPNLVMDDGGDLHALIHDKFYSPNIIGGTEETTTGVVRLKAMEESGVLKYPVIAVNNAFTKYLFDNRFGTGQSAIDGILRATNIMIAGKVVVVSGYGWVGRGIASRMRGMGARVIVTEVSPVRALEAVMEGFEVMPIREASKIGDIFVTTTGNINVISVDDIMQMKDGAILANAGHFNVEIDVEGLKRASKNVRNIRPFTDEYLLPNGKRVYLLADGRLVNLAAAEGHPSEVMDLSFANQALSAEYIVRNRNLKKAVYNVPDEIDNQVAELKLSVMGIKIDQMTQQQKEYSKQWKYGT
- a CDS encoding beta-CASP ribonuclease aCPSF1, coding for MNKLASSNRIRIISTIYEGLKELEISRIEFEGPEIAIYVKKPAMAQEKIDLVRKIAKELKKRLVIKADPSVRKDKDETKEIIKNEVPQEAQISDIKFDDDLGEVLIKAKKPGLVIGKGGSIQQRIFSDTFWRAVIIREPPIRSRILDNIMEHLYSETEYRSDILHSFGERIHRELLFKDRYVRITALGGFMEVGRSAVLVETPESKVLLDVGLNPSVNGGEKLFPKLDIDQVDLEDIDAVVITHAHMDHSGMIPYLFKYGYEGPVYTTSPTRDIMALMQLDGLDIAEKEGRPGPYSAKEVRKELLHTITLDYEEVTDIAPDIRLTFYNAGHILGSAMAHLHIGDGTHNIVYSGDFKYARTRLLDRANSDFPKVDTLIMETTYGVQEQSNREESEAQLMNVINNTLSRGGRVLIPVLAVGRGQEIMLIINYMMKNKMIQQAPIYVTGLVDEVTAIHNAYPEMLSREVREEILYKDENPFTSELFKRIDGFKEDIATGEPSIILATSGMLNGGPAVEFFKTMAPDPKNTIIFVSYQAQGTLGRKVRDGQSPVSIINRDGRVENIEVRMERKVIDGFSGHSDRNQLVSFLRNINPRPRNVILNHGEAESISRFSSFIRSDRGRIGYRPNVYTPSILDSLRVA
- a CDS encoding NAD(P)-dependent glycerol-1-phosphate dehydrogenase, which translates into the protein MDLKEHIINLPRKVYIGNNILEELSTYFAQLNLGSPFLFVTGPYVGKSITKKVLESIPQNKEFEVMTVDNATLDDVYNTEETAKRIGAKVIIGIGGGKSIDVAKYAAYKINSEFMSIPTAPSHDGITSPFASIKGLGKAVSVKAKEPVAIVSDIEIISSAPRRLINAGIGDTVGKMVAVKDWKLASKLRGEYYGDYTASLALMSAKHALMCTKIIEKDVQSGVRILMEALITSGVAMGMAGSTRPASGSEHLFAHAIEMMKPDIALHGELVGIGTIMMAYLHGIRWKKIKRALMSIGFPVRARDLGIPDEMIVKALTIAHSIRPERYTILGDRGLTWRSAEKIAQVTGVID
- a CDS encoding RecB-family nuclease, which encodes MDELYVCIHNVASVQKLIDFAKAVYAFSPPISGLVMSKVGGTAAQAGIPEVMKISYKQGKTVMVLPDLKDVIELIKPDKILLISSFAEKEINQSELMEGKRVLLIFNGIENDFQKTEQAIGNHVKIPYVKSDIGPTGLFIAFIYSSIAAGILKIQ
- a CDS encoding DNA cytosine methyltransferase, encoding MVLKIVDLFSGAGGFAEGFRLSSGFEIKLAVEINSSASKTYSLNFPDAVVLQEDIRDISASDIRYLIGGNPDVVIGSPPCEPFTAANPMRMTNPLDRLYEDQQGSLTLEFIRLVEGLSPKIFVMENVQAIIGTPSLKEAILNEFMKAGFKDVYLNLLEADKLGSPSRRSRVFISNIPIKPKLSRKVTVWEAIGDLENRHDVPNHEIQELDEKKLKEISKLDFDDYMTMFRGSNGRSIPTKIRLNPYEPAPTVMGNSRFVHPFLNRFLTVREQARLMTYPDNHVFVGSRDDQYNQVGEAVPVVLSSLIAQEVLGALNG